Proteins encoded in a region of the Salmo trutta unplaced genomic scaffold, fSalTru1.1, whole genome shotgun sequence genome:
- the LOC115184288 gene encoding cell wall protein DAN4-like encodes STAAVTTTTPAAAVTSTTPAAAVTTTAPPSSSEGTLGVEFSLNQTFNSNLSNPSSSEFKTLAAKVESNVNKAYAGTPGFNRSIVNSFRSGSVVTDMTLVFDKQSSVPSSSSAQAILTTNSTSLNILPGSIRVVVTTTTPAAAVTTTTPAAAVTTTTPAAAVTSCHHHCCCRIN; translated from the exons Agca cagcagctgtcaccaccaccactcctgcagcagctgtcacctccaccactcctgcagcagctgtcaccaccactgcCCCTCCATCTTCCAGTGAAGGAACCCTGGGTGTTGAGTTCAGTCTCAACCAGACGTTCAACTCAAATCTTTCCAACCCGTCCTCTTCAGAGTTCAAGACTCTGGCTGCCAAAGTGGAATCTAAC GTGAACAAGGCTTATGCTGGGACGCCAGGCTTCAATCGTTCCATTGTCAACTCATTCAG GAGTGGATCTGTAGTTACCGACATGACCCTCGTGTTCGACAAGCAGTCTTCGGTTCCCAGCTCAAGCAGCGCACAGGCAATTCTCACCACCAATTCCACCTCCCTGAACATTCTACCAGGCAGCATCAGGGTTG TTGTTACCACCAcaactcctgcagcagctgttaccaccacaactcctgcagcagctgttaccaccaccactcctgcagcagctgtcac cagctgtcaccaccactgcTGCTGTCGCATCAACTGA